The sequence TGCCCGTGAGCGCACGCATGCGCAGAATCGCCCGCATGAGCGTGGGGTGCAGCATCGAGCGGCCACGCTCGATATCGCTCGGGAACTCCTCAAAGACCACGTAGCGGCGCTCGAATTGCTTGAGCTCCGGTTTGCCCTCGCGCTCGCGCCAATAGACCGCCTCGTCGTAAAAACTCAGCCGCTCCTGCACGCTCGCGCGCTCGGCTTTGAGCCCGGCAATCTGCTCGTCGAGCGCCTGCACCCGCGAGCGCAGGTGATCGGTCATCTCTCCAATGTCGAACGTCGAGGTCAGGCGATCGATCTCATCGAGTTCCAGTCCCAAGTCGCGCAGCATGCAGATCAGACGCATGAGCGGGATCTGCGTGGGCGAATAGAAACGGTAGCCTTTTTCGTTAACCACGGCGGGTTTAAACAGACCGATCTTGTCGTAGTAGATGAGCGTTTGGCGCGAAACGTTAAACAAGCTCGCCATCTCGCTAATCGCATACATACCCGTCTGCATAGGTCCTCCCGACACACCCTTTGACACGAAAAGCCCGCCGCCCACAGGGGCAGCGGGCTCAAACACTACTCGTATCCTACCCTAAAGATGCCTATGACCAGCGCTTATAGTTGGCGCACGACACGCCGACGGCCTCGAGTGCCTTGGCGGCGATGTGATGCACCGCCTCATCGAGCGTGGCGGGGCCGTTGTAAAACGTGAGCATGGGCGGCATGAGCATGACACCCGGCACGCGCGCCAGGCGTGCCATGTTGTCGACATGGATCGCACTGAAGGGCGTCTCGCGCACCATAAGCACCAGGCGGCGCTGCTCTTTCATCTGCACATCGGCCGCACGCAGCAACAGGTTTTCGCTGTAGCCGCTCGCGATGCCGGCGAGCGTCTTCATGGAGCAGGGAGCCACGATCATGCCGTCGACCGGATAGGTGCCGCTTGCGATGGCAGCGCCAATGTTCTTGTTGTCGTAGACCACATCGGCATAGCACGCAAACTCGTCGAGCGTCATGCCGAGCTCCTGCTCGATGGTGATCTCTCCCCCGCGCGTGACGACAAGCGCCGACTCAGCGCCGGCCTGGCGCAGGCATTTGAGGCATTCAAGGCCCAGTGCCGCACCGCTGGCGCCAGACACGCCAACGACAATGCGACGGGGACGAACAGAAGACTCAGGCATGACAACTCCTTAACTA is a genomic window of Collinsella aerofaciens containing:
- a CDS encoding MerR family transcriptional regulator, translated to MQTGMYAISEMASLFNVSRQTLIYYDKIGLFKPAVVNEKGYRFYSPTQIPLMRLICMLRDLGLELDEIDRLTSTFDIGEMTDHLRSRVQALDEQIAGLKAERASVQERLSFYDEAVYWREREGKPELKQFERRYVVFEEFPSDIERGRSMLHPTLMRAILRMRALTGTRPMRGWGAMLRCEALHSDDPIAGAGSFAVLPRGAEEILPSDPAELAEIGVEVLPEGTYLCMSRWGMPYEPEGIRAIVACMDRHALQPIGNAFDFCYLDTTSYDESHQEDFCCIQIPVALK
- a CDS encoding UbiX family flavin prenyltransferase; translated protein: MPESSVRPRRIVVGVSGASGAALGLECLKCLRQAGAESALVVTRGGEITIEQELGMTLDEFACYADVVYDNKNIGAAIASGTYPVDGMIVAPCSMKTLAGIASGYSENLLLRAADVQMKEQRRLVLMVRETPFSAIHVDNMARLARVPGVMLMPPMLTFYNGPATLDEAVHHIAAKALEAVGVSCANYKRWS